Genomic window (Streptosporangium brasiliense):
GGTCGGCATCGGGCACACCCCGGTGCGTCACGGGCCCACCGGCGGGGTCGGCGCGGCACCGGTGCGCGCCGCGGTGACCGCCACCGTGGCGTAGCGCATCGTGAAGCCGCCTCCCACCGCGTCGATGGCGGCGCCGACGCCCGCCAGCACCGCTTCCAGCGTGGCCGGCGGGAGCTGGGTGTGGCCACCGGTGGTGGGCAGTTGGTCCAGCCACTCGTCCCGGGTGTAGACCTGCTCCCAGTCGAACCGCCACTGCTCCGGCTCGCTGAACGCGCCCGCCTCCCGGATGCCGTCGGCCGCCTTGGCGGACAGCGCCGAGTATCCGTCCGAGCTGACCGTCCATTGGCGGGAGGCGAGCGAGCCGGGCATCACCCGGCGGTAGACCTCGGAGAAGGCGCCGGCCACATCGGGCGGAGGCTGGCCCACGTTCCAGAACACCGCCAGCCGGCCACCGGGCCGCAGCGCCTCGGCCGCCTTCGCCGCTCCCGCGACCGGTTCCACCCAGTGCCAGGTCTGCCCGGAGACGACGGCGTCGAACGCCCGGCCGGCGGGGTCCCAGGCTTCGAACCCGGCCACCTCGACCTCGAGCCCGCGCTGTCGCGCCCACTCGGCCATCCGCGCGTCGACCTCGACCCCGAGCACCCTGCAGCCGGCCGCCTGGAACTGCCGGGCCGCGATGCCGGTGCCGATGCCGACGTCGAGAAAGTCGGGCCCG
Coding sequences:
- a CDS encoding class I SAM-dependent methyltransferase; the encoded protein is MPTIPPERSLPSEPRPHLARRIAESFGSDPERYDRARPRYPDAMVERIVAESPGPDFLDVGIGTGIAARQFQAAGCRVLGVEVDARMAEWARQRGLEVEVAGFEAWDPAGRAFDAVVSGQTWHWVEPVAGAAKAAEALRPGGRLAVFWNVGQPPPDVAGAFSEVYRRVMPGSLASRQWTVSSDGYSALSAKAADGIREAGAFSEPEQWRFDWEQVYTRDEWLDQLPTTGGHTQLPPATLEAVLAGVGAAIDAVGGGFTMRYATVAVTAARTGAAPTPPVGP